The Fructilactobacillus ixorae genome has a window encoding:
- the nrdI gene encoding class Ib ribonucleoside-diphosphate reductase assembly flavoprotein NrdI, whose protein sequence is MKPMRILFISIEGNTRNFVENLTAYAQKRHDQDPANPLVVGTEISDQTDFATETEPYFVTVPTYLDGGDGIGSGVTELLTTTLGEYIGYGNNAALCLGIIGSGNKNFNAQYCLTAKRYSRMFHVPFLADYELRGTDQDVQRIYTDMMIRSQEVLPQL, encoded by the coding sequence ATGAAACCGATGCGCATTTTATTCATTTCAATTGAAGGCAACACTCGCAACTTTGTCGAAAACCTCACCGCTTATGCCCAAAAACGCCACGACCAGGATCCAGCTAACCCGCTCGTGGTGGGCACAGAGATTAGTGATCAAACTGACTTTGCCACGGAAACGGAGCCCTACTTTGTAACGGTCCCAACCTATCTCGACGGTGGGGATGGGATTGGGAGTGGCGTAACCGAACTGTTAACCACCACCCTTGGTGAATACATTGGTTATGGTAATAATGCCGCTCTCTGCCTGGGAATCATCGGCAGCGGGAATAAAAACTTTAATGCCCAGTACTGTTTAACCGCTAAACGTTACTCCCGCATGTTTCACGTTCCGTTTCTCGCTGACTACGAACTCCGAGGCACCGACCAAGATGTCCAACGGATTTACACCGACATGATGATTCGTAGCCAAGAAGTGTTACCCCAACTCTAA
- a CDS encoding Hsp20/alpha crystallin family protein, which translates to MARNEIQNNGYNPLDDFFGNFGKSLLSSVAGDNRMKTDIIEHDQDFEVVVELPGFQKQDIHLTYDDGTLSIHATHDINAEVQNDAGRVLNQERRSMDVTRSFYLPDVDDQAISASYEGGLLKVTLPKAPHDAGDNHQIEIN; encoded by the coding sequence ATGGCACGGAATGAAATTCAAAACAACGGTTACAATCCGCTTGATGATTTTTTTGGTAACTTTGGGAAGAGTTTATTGAGCTCAGTGGCTGGTGATAACCGGATGAAGACCGATATCATTGAGCACGATCAGGATTTTGAAGTTGTGGTTGAATTGCCGGGCTTTCAAAAGCAGGACATTCACTTGACCTATGATGACGGAACCCTCAGCATTCACGCGACGCATGACATTAATGCTGAAGTACAAAATGATGCCGGACGGGTTTTGAACCAAGAGCGGCGCTCGATGGATGTGACCCGGTCGTTTTACCTGCCCGATGTTGATGATCAGGCCATTTCCGCCAGTTACGAGGGCGGGCTGTTGAAGGTCACCTTACCAAAAGCTCCGCATGACGCGGGCGACAACCACCAAATCGAAATTAACTAA
- a CDS encoding YfhO family protein — translation MKMLKKLPTWVLYTILFAIIVAVFGWTFYLTDRSLIWSMDGIAQHYPILVNFRELLVNFLAHPSHGLTHWSVDLGLGADQLTSFSYYVIGDLFNYLIVFFPKGQIEFGYGVLVLLRLYCAGLAFLVYLHNFHLRKISRLISTLTYTFSSFALYAGMHHAFFLLPLIFFPLLAAGIERVLRHQSSWLLCGAVFITFLSNFYFAYMLGLGCLIYVTLRSLMVRKARWFHWGRFFLRLTVTVGLGMLAAAVLFIPTMLYAFQSTRITGDFANGYRLYPLSYYLNLPSKLLGLGGPFSFWLIIGLSGISLYALVYVLLHFKRYRYLNVALLLVGAGLCLPAVSAIFNAFASPSNRWLALALLPVGLATAIFVNHLTRLTRRDVLTLGISTLGLLVLIWASQGFLFRLQRHDVIEYVLLFGLLACCWLARDDHWNPRTLYLSVLTIVTLNLIALGLGYYSPNNSGFSRGMLRQQSAAHYTQNYYDGADHYVTKRLGNARTSIGPRYHYFPLERAHTFNIDYFNASSNLPLNLQTHDIASYLTLENGFVGQLEQAIRNNQFTPNDPVAQNDYRSTMLSLMGVKYLFLNSAQRHYRLPAGFKIIKNQRHEPRLFKNQNQLRPADQATGTILAQNQNALPLLYSQRTAIHPATWNRLGPVEKEQSQLQGAVVASPGNRVRTITPRQTSKSLAYTTNLDDQDWITTFDQLATSKWGQDANRTTTPDQHYTSKARAKDVLSANDQRKRAVQHQNRTGLHELNTDVLGKPQPVTLKLKHPAATRNTELYLELDGIHASASSPAEQQHQAQNQAWLRNQSPSPMDHLNEWRQGLQTSNNGSFKLTAHTTGMSNAVTQLGTDELSNYVPKRNAVLNLGYAPKARSTITLHYQGASRLRFNRVRVIAVPMGKAYQQRLHQLQTQRLRHIKLTPNQITGTSKQPRPTVLTTSIPYSKGWQLFVDNHPVATQRVNTGFVGGIIPAGTHQIRLQYRTPGLGLGLLLTLISGILVLGIGFLSWLLKHRKHS, via the coding sequence ATGAAGATGCTGAAAAAACTGCCAACCTGGGTGCTCTATACCATCCTATTTGCAATCATCGTCGCAGTCTTTGGGTGGACGTTTTACCTTACCGATCGTTCGCTCATTTGGAGCATGGATGGAATTGCCCAGCACTACCCCATTCTCGTAAACTTCCGGGAACTGCTAGTTAATTTTCTCGCTCATCCCAGCCACGGCTTGACCCACTGGTCGGTTGATCTCGGTCTTGGAGCAGATCAACTCACTAGTTTTTCCTACTACGTAATTGGGGATCTGTTTAACTATCTCATCGTCTTCTTTCCAAAGGGACAAATTGAATTTGGCTACGGTGTTTTGGTCCTCCTCCGGTTGTACTGCGCGGGGTTAGCTTTTTTAGTGTATCTGCACAACTTTCACTTGCGAAAAATTAGCCGGTTAATTAGTACCCTCACCTACACTTTTTCCAGTTTTGCGTTGTACGCCGGCATGCACCATGCCTTCTTTTTACTCCCCCTCATCTTCTTTCCCCTCCTGGCCGCAGGAATTGAACGTGTCCTCCGGCACCAATCCAGCTGGCTACTCTGCGGGGCTGTTTTCATCACCTTTTTAAGCAACTTTTACTTTGCTTACATGCTGGGACTCGGTTGCTTAATTTATGTTACATTACGAAGCCTGATGGTTAGAAAAGCCCGGTGGTTTCACTGGGGCCGGTTTTTCCTCCGCTTGACCGTTACGGTTGGACTCGGAATGCTAGCAGCCGCGGTGCTCTTTATCCCCACCATGCTTTATGCCTTTCAGTCCACTCGGATTACCGGTGACTTTGCCAACGGTTATCGGCTATACCCCCTGAGTTACTATCTCAATTTACCCAGCAAACTGCTTGGGCTGGGCGGACCTTTCTCATTTTGGTTAATCATTGGGCTCAGCGGAATCAGTTTGTACGCCTTGGTCTACGTTTTGCTCCACTTCAAACGCTATCGCTACCTTAACGTTGCCCTGCTATTAGTCGGCGCTGGTCTCTGTTTGCCTGCCGTCAGTGCCATCTTTAATGCCTTTGCGTCCCCCTCGAACCGGTGGTTAGCGTTAGCACTCCTGCCGGTTGGGCTCGCTACGGCCATCTTTGTCAATCACCTCACCCGCTTAACCCGCCGCGACGTCTTAACCCTTGGAATCAGTACGCTCGGCCTCCTCGTGCTCATCTGGGCAAGTCAGGGCTTCCTCTTCCGGTTGCAACGCCATGATGTGATTGAATACGTCCTCCTCTTTGGCTTACTGGCTTGTTGCTGGTTGGCCCGCGATGATCACTGGAACCCGCGCACCCTCTATCTCAGTGTGTTGACCATCGTTACTCTAAACCTCATTGCGCTCGGGCTGGGCTACTATAGTCCGAACAACAGTGGGTTCAGCCGTGGGATGCTACGCCAGCAAAGTGCTGCCCACTACACCCAAAATTACTACGATGGGGCTGATCACTACGTTACAAAGCGACTGGGCAACGCCCGGACGAGCATTGGCCCGCGCTACCACTACTTTCCGCTGGAGCGGGCGCACACGTTTAACATCGACTACTTTAACGCGAGTTCTAACCTACCGTTGAACCTCCAAACCCATGACATTGCATCCTACTTAACACTGGAAAATGGGTTCGTGGGCCAGTTAGAACAAGCCATCCGGAATAATCAGTTTACGCCCAATGATCCGGTCGCCCAAAACGATTACCGTTCAACCATGTTGTCTCTGATGGGAGTTAAATATCTCTTTCTTAACTCAGCACAACGCCACTATCGCTTACCCGCGGGCTTTAAAATCATCAAGAACCAGCGCCACGAACCGCGCCTGTTCAAGAATCAAAATCAACTCCGCCCGGCTGATCAGGCCACCGGAACGATCCTAGCTCAAAACCAGAACGCCCTCCCCCTTCTCTACAGTCAACGCACGGCCATTCATCCGGCTACTTGGAACCGACTGGGGCCCGTTGAAAAGGAACAATCCCAATTACAGGGAGCCGTCGTTGCTTCGCCTGGCAACCGAGTGCGCACAATTACCCCCCGCCAAACGAGTAAGTCCCTTGCGTACACGACTAACCTGGACGACCAGGACTGGATTACCACCTTTGACCAGTTGGCAACCTCTAAATGGGGGCAGGATGCGAACCGCACAACTACGCCGGACCAACACTACACTAGTAAAGCCCGGGCTAAGGATGTGTTATCTGCCAATGACCAGCGCAAGCGAGCGGTTCAGCACCAGAATCGCACTGGGCTACACGAACTAAATACGGATGTGCTTGGAAAACCTCAGCCGGTAACCCTAAAACTGAAGCACCCAGCAGCGACCCGGAACACGGAACTCTACTTAGAATTAGATGGTATCCATGCTAGTGCCTCTTCCCCAGCAGAACAGCAACACCAAGCCCAGAACCAAGCGTGGTTACGAAACCAAAGCCCGAGTCCAATGGATCATTTAAATGAGTGGCGTCAAGGGCTCCAAACCAGTAACAATGGTAGCTTTAAACTGACGGCCCACACGACCGGGATGAGTAATGCCGTGACGCAACTTGGAACGGACGAACTTTCTAACTACGTCCCCAAGCGAAACGCCGTCCTCAATCTTGGTTACGCTCCCAAAGCTCGGTCGACCATTACATTACATTACCAAGGAGCCAGTCGCTTGCGCTTCAATCGGGTACGGGTCATTGCCGTGCCAATGGGGAAAGCCTACCAACAACGGTTGCACCAGTTACAAACCCAACGACTCCGTCACATTAAATTGACCCCCAATCAAATCACGGGGACCAGCAAGCAACCGCGGCCAACGGTCCTCACTACCTCAATTCCCTACTCTAAAGGCTGGCAGTTATTCGTCGATAACCATCCCGTGGCAACCCAACGTGTGAACACAGGCTTTGTCGGGGGAATCATCCCCGCCGGCACGCATCAAATTCGGCTGCAATACCGGACTCCCGGCCTCGGACTCGGTCTGCTTCTCACGCTGATCAGTGGTATATTGGTACTAGGAATTGGTTTTTTAAGTTGGTTACTTAAACACCGTAAACATTCGTAA
- a CDS encoding flavodoxin: MPQSKTLIAYFSRTGNTKEVAQLIHAHVGGDLFAIQTKQPLPASFAEQKTVAQADQDANRRPELANQVPNFAEYDTIYLGTPTWDMALPQPVASFLTSYAFQGKTLFPFATNAGFGTGTLFAQIKELAPGATIKPSLTVKGGNEGAGQKLVITGNYQVEVNQQVREWLSSHQ, encoded by the coding sequence ATGCCACAATCAAAAACCTTAATCGCTTATTTTTCCCGGACTGGCAACACCAAGGAAGTTGCTCAGCTGATCCACGCGCACGTAGGAGGCGACCTGTTCGCGATTCAAACGAAACAGCCCCTACCGGCCTCCTTTGCAGAGCAAAAAACCGTGGCGCAGGCAGATCAAGACGCTAACCGGCGTCCGGAGTTAGCAAACCAGGTGCCAAACTTTGCGGAATATGACACGATTTACCTCGGAACTCCAACGTGGGACATGGCGTTGCCCCAACCAGTGGCTAGCTTCTTAACAAGTTATGCTTTTCAGGGCAAAACCCTTTTCCCCTTTGCTACCAACGCCGGGTTTGGAACCGGAACTTTGTTTGCCCAAATCAAAGAACTCGCTCCTGGTGCCACGATCAAACCTAGCTTAACCGTCAAGGGTGGTAACGAAGGTGCCGGCCAAAAATTAGTCATCACCGGTAACTATCAAGTGGAAGTTAACCAACAAGTCAGGGAGTGGCTTAGCTCCCATCAATAA
- a CDS encoding aldo/keto reductase, with the protein MQTVKIGKSDVITTPLGLGTNAVGGHNLFPHLHDETGIKIVKAALDNGISLLDTAYAYGLGRSEELIGQAIKAYDRGKIQIATKGGQKVTAQGDMVIDDSPAHLQQAVAESLQRLQTDYLDIFYIHFPDGKTPLYEAVAALQELKEAGKIKAIGVSNLSMEQLREANRDGYVDVDEEQYNPFARDAEQERFAYLQANHISFVPFFPLASGLLTGKYSEKTKFEETDIRHDDPNFQEPRFSQIIKAVDRLKPMAKEHDATIAQLVLAWYVKNPNISVVIPGAKHPDQVVNNAKALQINLTNEEYAAIDSTLR; encoded by the coding sequence ATGCAAACAGTTAAAATTGGAAAATCAGACGTTATTACTACTCCATTGGGATTAGGTACCAACGCGGTCGGTGGTCACAACCTCTTCCCACATCTCCACGATGAAACCGGAATTAAAATCGTTAAAGCCGCCCTCGACAATGGTATTTCCTTGTTAGATACTGCTTACGCTTATGGCCTCGGCCGTTCTGAAGAATTAATCGGCCAAGCCATTAAAGCTTACGACCGGGGCAAAATTCAAATTGCCACCAAGGGCGGGCAAAAAGTAACTGCTCAAGGTGACATGGTAATCGACGACTCTCCAGCGCACCTCCAACAAGCTGTTGCAGAAAGTTTACAACGACTGCAAACTGATTACTTAGACATCTTCTACATTCACTTTCCAGATGGTAAGACGCCTCTTTATGAAGCGGTTGCTGCTCTGCAAGAACTGAAGGAAGCTGGCAAAATCAAGGCCATCGGCGTTTCCAACCTCTCGATGGAGCAACTGCGTGAAGCCAATCGGGACGGCTACGTGGACGTTGACGAAGAGCAATACAATCCTTTTGCTCGCGATGCCGAACAGGAACGGTTTGCTTACTTACAAGCAAACCACATCTCCTTCGTGCCGTTCTTCCCCCTCGCTTCTGGTTTGTTAACCGGTAAGTACAGTGAAAAAACGAAATTCGAAGAAACCGACATCCGTCATGATGATCCGAACTTCCAAGAACCGCGGTTCTCACAAATTATCAAAGCCGTTGATCGTTTGAAACCAATGGCTAAGGAACATGACGCAACGATTGCTCAATTGGTTTTAGCTTGGTACGTTAAGAATCCCAACATCTCCGTTGTGATTCCTGGCGCTAAGCACCCCGACCAAGTGGTGAACAATGCCAAAGCGCTTCAGATTAACCTGACCAACGAAGAGTATGCAGCAATTGATTCAACCTTACGGTAA
- a CDS encoding hemolysin family protein: MVTGSIFIDLVIILVTFFLAGFFVACEFALVQTRTTALQEELDDDHTSTKRKRKLTRELHMVKNLNEYLSTTQVGVSLAGIILGWIGETFAIELFVDILGHGGMGAPSATAHGIGAILGIIVLTYLEVVFTEILPKNLSIDMPLKVLDVVSTPLHYCHVIFYPFVWLLNVSAAGVVKMLGLPVANENDEALSQSEILSVSKAAVQNGDLEQNDYLYMRRAFELNDKTARDIMIDRTQLKTVDVNDTVNDAIETYLSTKYSRLPVVKDNDKDDILGYVYIYDLIKQAQINPDKPITNLIRKIDTTSETTTISIVLQQMIHNHQPIVVVIDEYGGTSGIITDKDIYEELFGTVRDEIDPSSHTYIFKQPNGSYKISGKLNTYDFEKYFDTQIKEFNESDVVTIAGFVIEHYPHIKVGDIVQIGNFKFKVLDYENSFINWFEVTEVPATLTNPSDTDH, encoded by the coding sequence TTGGTTACTGGATCGATTTTTATCGACTTAGTTATTATTTTAGTTACATTCTTTTTGGCCGGTTTTTTCGTTGCCTGTGAATTTGCCCTCGTGCAAACTCGGACAACCGCCCTCCAGGAAGAATTGGATGATGATCACACATCTACCAAACGCAAGCGCAAACTAACCCGCGAACTACACATGGTGAAGAATTTGAACGAATACCTCTCAACCACGCAAGTAGGGGTTTCGTTAGCTGGAATCATTCTAGGCTGGATTGGGGAAACCTTTGCCATCGAATTATTTGTCGACATCCTCGGTCACGGTGGCATGGGTGCCCCTAGCGCTACTGCCCACGGGATTGGGGCCATCCTCGGAATTATCGTGTTGACCTACTTAGAGGTGGTCTTCACAGAAATTCTCCCGAAAAACCTCAGTATTGATATGCCCCTCAAAGTCTTAGACGTGGTCAGCACTCCGCTTCACTACTGTCACGTCATCTTTTACCCCTTCGTCTGGCTCCTAAACGTGTCGGCAGCGGGGGTCGTCAAAATGCTCGGATTACCGGTGGCCAACGAAAACGACGAAGCCCTGTCACAATCAGAAATTCTCAGTGTTTCCAAGGCGGCCGTGCAAAACGGGGATTTGGAACAAAATGACTACCTCTACATGCGCCGGGCGTTTGAACTGAACGATAAAACCGCGCGTGACATTATGATTGACCGAACGCAGTTAAAAACCGTTGACGTTAACGATACGGTTAATGATGCCATTGAAACTTATCTAAGCACCAAGTACAGTCGGCTCCCGGTCGTAAAAGATAACGACAAGGACGACATTCTCGGGTACGTCTACATTTATGACTTGATTAAACAAGCGCAAATCAACCCGGATAAACCGATTACGAATTTAATTCGTAAAATTGATACCACCTCAGAAACGACCACCATCTCCATCGTGCTCCAACAGATGATTCATAACCACCAACCAATTGTGGTGGTGATCGACGAGTACGGGGGAACCTCTGGGATCATTACTGATAAGGATATTTACGAAGAGCTCTTTGGAACCGTGAGAGACGAAATTGATCCTTCTAGTCATACGTACATCTTCAAGCAACCCAACGGTTCCTATAAAATCAGTGGAAAGTTAAATACCTATGACTTTGAAAAATACTTTGATACGCAAATCAAAGAATTCAATGAATCCGATGTCGTTACCATCGCTGGGTTTGTCATTGAACACTATCCACACATTAAGGTCGGCGACATCGTGCAGATTGGCAACTTCAAGTTTAAAGTCCTTGATTACGAAAACTCGTTTATTAACTGGTTTGAAGTTACCGAGGTTCCTGCGACGCTAACGAACCCCAGCGATACTGATCATTAA
- a CDS encoding dihydrolipoyl dehydrogenase family protein, translating into MEERKYQYDVLYLGSGHGAFNGAMPLAQAGFKLGMIEVDKIGGTCPNRGCNAKISLDMPVKVKEAVDQMQGAGLTGTTKLDWKANYEHEKKIVGVLPKAIGAGLESLGIDLIHGKGTLVDEHTIAVNGQNYTADKLVIATGAHYHQLDIPGQEYLHNGTDFLDLADQPNRMTIIGGGYIALEFATIAATAGTDVTLMLHHEHALKQFYQPFVEELLTDLEAKGVHIMKNVTPSAVTKQADGYQVETNQGNVASDWILDATGRLPNVKGIGLDEVGVEYDDHKGIAVNGHLQTSVPSIYATGDVLDKEVGRLTPTAIYEGMYLTKLFTGATTDPINYPAVPSAVFTSPRIAQVGVTPDQAQAHPDQYDIKEADLSQDWFRLAMRANQGKTLTIFDKQGYLVGMAEVSSEADNAIGSALPFIEYHIDPEKMNNFITLFPTIESETKHHL; encoded by the coding sequence ATGGAAGAACGAAAGTATCAATATGATGTTTTATACCTCGGAAGTGGACACGGTGCCTTTAACGGGGCGATGCCGTTAGCTCAAGCTGGCTTTAAACTCGGAATGATTGAAGTCGATAAAATCGGGGGGACTTGTCCCAACCGAGGATGTAACGCCAAAATCTCCCTTGACATGCCAGTCAAAGTCAAGGAAGCCGTTGACCAAATGCAAGGAGCTGGTTTAACTGGAACCACTAAGTTGGACTGGAAGGCTAATTACGAACATGAAAAGAAAATAGTTGGCGTTTTACCTAAAGCCATCGGAGCTGGGCTAGAAAGCCTCGGAATCGACCTAATCCACGGCAAGGGAACGCTCGTTGACGAACACACCATTGCCGTTAACGGTCAAAACTACACCGCTGATAAATTAGTAATCGCCACCGGAGCACACTATCACCAGTTAGACATTCCTGGTCAAGAATACCTCCACAACGGAACTGACTTCTTAGATCTCGCTGACCAACCGAACCGGATGACTATCATCGGGGGTGGCTACATTGCCCTTGAGTTTGCTACCATCGCAGCAACGGCTGGAACTGACGTAACCTTAATGTTGCACCACGAACACGCCTTAAAACAATTCTACCAACCATTTGTTGAAGAACTGCTTACTGACTTAGAAGCAAAGGGCGTTCACATCATGAAGAACGTGACACCAAGTGCCGTAACCAAGCAAGCTGATGGTTACCAAGTCGAAACTAACCAAGGCAACGTAGCCAGCGATTGGATTCTTGATGCCACTGGTCGGCTTCCAAACGTTAAAGGAATCGGACTTGACGAAGTGGGCGTTGAATACGATGATCACAAAGGAATCGCCGTTAACGGTCACTTACAAACATCGGTTCCTAGCATTTACGCTACTGGAGACGTGCTTGACAAAGAAGTGGGTCGTTTAACTCCTACGGCTATCTATGAAGGAATGTACCTCACAAAGCTCTTTACGGGCGCAACTACGGATCCAATCAACTATCCAGCCGTTCCCAGTGCCGTCTTCACTTCTCCACGGATTGCTCAGGTTGGAGTTACTCCTGATCAAGCCCAAGCTCACCCAGATCAATACGACATCAAGGAAGCTGATTTAAGCCAGGACTGGTTCCGGTTAGCAATGCGGGCTAACCAAGGTAAAACCCTGACTATCTTTGACAAACAAGGTTACCTAGTGGGAATGGCTGAAGTTAGTTCTGAAGCTGATAACGCCATCGGTAGTGCCTTGCCATTTATCGAATACCACATTGATCCAGAAAAGATGAATAATTTCATCACATTATTCCCAACCATCGAATCAGAAACGAAGCACCACCTGTAA
- a CDS encoding HAD-IC family P-type ATPase encodes MQQFSGLTSAEVQARVQQGLKNTEPRPLTKSTGQIIAENVFTLFNLINVILAIMVFTTGSYKNMLFILIATVNTLIGIFQELRSKHQVDKMALLSHSPVTVIRNGAPQAIAPAAVVQGDTLQVTLGDQFPVDGTVLATEELEVDESQITGEADPIRKQVGDPVTSGSFVVSGNALIQVTKVGAATFVNSLTAKIKPTQQNNSQLLRLINRIIKILTIIIVPLGTILLVSRFLHGVGYAEAILGTVAAMMGMIPEGLVLLSSVTLAVSAYHLARQHVLVRDLASIETLARVDTICLDKTGTLTSGALQFKQLQLETTRYTKAEVGAILGSLVNGIGDTNETARTLQAHFQEHPDPVTDIVPFSSARKWSGGTVGAVGKFAMGAPQFVLDLTPKQQADVQRLAQDGNRVLALVQATTLQTNDLQGTQLIAFLLITDVIRPDAASTLEYLRNQGVTAKVISGDDPTTVAQIAKATAIPGWQRSVDMSQVGADADYQALVAKHTIFGRVKPAQKERLIKALQANGHTVAMTGDGVNDILALRQSNCGIAMASGNESTKSIADFVLMNSNFSALINVLREGRRVINNIDSIASLYLIKTMFSVMLSVLFLFLAKSYPFAPIQLTPINSLMVGIPSFLLALAPAFHPIRDRFIAGITEISLPSALTVVINVLVIDGLGSLLHWQQLQLSTLSVLVTGFVCWQALILVSRPLNPYKTAIIAGSIMLFLGTFVLFRHFLGFASLVSWPLGVIGLVLILLVNPLFLGLQRVIHWLTTIVSAVWRNRRPAE; translated from the coding sequence ATGCAACAATTTTCAGGGTTAACGAGCGCGGAAGTACAAGCGCGGGTACAGCAAGGGTTAAAAAATACGGAACCACGGCCCCTCACTAAGTCCACGGGGCAAATCATTGCGGAGAACGTGTTTACTCTGTTTAATTTGATTAACGTAATCCTGGCGATCATGGTTTTTACGACCGGTAGTTACAAAAACATGCTCTTTATCCTGATTGCCACCGTCAACACGTTGATCGGAATCTTTCAAGAACTACGATCTAAACACCAAGTAGACAAGATGGCGTTACTATCGCATTCTCCGGTCACGGTGATTAGAAACGGGGCTCCCCAGGCAATTGCCCCGGCAGCCGTGGTTCAAGGCGATACCTTACAGGTTACCTTGGGTGACCAGTTTCCGGTCGACGGGACGGTACTTGCAACCGAGGAACTGGAAGTGGATGAGTCGCAAATCACTGGGGAAGCCGATCCCATCAGGAAGCAGGTGGGCGACCCGGTCACGTCGGGAAGTTTTGTGGTGAGTGGGAATGCCCTGATTCAAGTTACAAAAGTAGGGGCTGCCACGTTTGTAAACTCATTGACCGCCAAAATTAAGCCGACCCAACAAAATAACAGTCAGTTGCTTCGCCTGATCAACCGCATCATTAAAATTTTAACCATCATCATCGTGCCCTTGGGAACAATTCTCTTGGTATCCCGGTTTCTCCACGGGGTAGGGTATGCAGAAGCGATTCTCGGGACGGTTGCTGCCATGATGGGGATGATCCCCGAGGGTCTGGTTCTGTTATCGTCAGTTACCTTAGCAGTCTCTGCTTATCACCTCGCCCGGCAACACGTGCTGGTGCGGGACTTGGCTTCGATTGAAACTCTGGCCCGGGTTGATACCATTTGTTTGGATAAAACCGGAACGCTCACGAGTGGCGCCCTCCAGTTTAAACAACTCCAGTTAGAAACCACGCGGTACACGAAGGCGGAAGTCGGAGCGATTTTGGGTTCACTAGTAAACGGGATTGGGGACACGAACGAGACGGCCCGGACGTTACAGGCCCACTTTCAAGAACATCCCGATCCCGTGACTGACATTGTGCCCTTTTCGTCAGCGCGAAAGTGGAGTGGGGGCACGGTTGGAGCAGTTGGTAAATTTGCCATGGGGGCGCCCCAGTTTGTGTTGGACTTAACTCCCAAACAGCAAGCGGACGTCCAGCGGTTAGCGCAGGATGGTAACCGGGTCTTAGCCTTGGTGCAAGCGACCACGCTCCAAACCAATGACTTACAGGGAACGCAGTTAATTGCCTTCCTTTTAATTACGGATGTTATCCGGCCGGATGCCGCCTCCACGTTAGAGTACTTGCGGAATCAGGGCGTGACCGCCAAGGTGATTTCTGGAGACGATCCCACTACGGTTGCCCAGATTGCCAAGGCAACCGCGATTCCAGGTTGGCAACGGAGCGTTGATATGAGTCAAGTGGGAGCCGATGCGGACTATCAAGCGTTAGTTGCGAAGCACACCATTTTTGGGCGGGTGAAGCCCGCCCAAAAGGAACGGCTAATCAAAGCGCTTCAGGCGAATGGACACACGGTCGCAATGACTGGAGACGGGGTGAATGACATCCTGGCGTTACGCCAGTCTAACTGTGGGATTGCGATGGCCAGTGGAAACGAAAGTACCAAAAGCATTGCTGATTTTGTCTTGATGAATTCGAATTTTTCCGCGCTCATCAACGTTTTAAGGGAAGGGCGCCGGGTGATTAATAACATTGATAGCATTGCCTCGTTGTACCTGATTAAAACGATGTTTTCGGTAATGCTCAGTGTCCTCTTTTTGTTTCTGGCCAAGAGCTATCCGTTTGCACCAATCCAGTTAACCCCGATCAACAGCCTCATGGTAGGAATTCCGTCCTTTTTATTGGCCCTAGCCCCTGCGTTTCATCCAATCCGCGATCGGTTTATCGCTGGGATTACCGAAATTTCATTGCCGTCGGCGCTCACCGTGGTGATTAACGTTTTAGTAATCGATGGCCTCGGCAGTTTGTTGCACTGGCAGCAACTACAACTGTCCACTTTGAGCGTGCTCGTAACGGGCTTTGTCTGTTGGCAAGCGCTGATCTTAGTGAGTCGGCCCTTGAATCCCTACAAAACCGCGATCATTGCGGGCAGTATCATGCTCTTCTTAGGCACCTTCGTCCTGTTCCGCCACTTCTTGGGGTTTGCCTCGCTGGTTAGCTGGCCCCTCGGAGTGATTGGGTTAGTCCTGATTCTGCTAGTTAATCCCCTGTTTTTAGGGTTACAACGGGTAATCCACTGGTTAACAACGATCGTATCAGCCGTGTGGCGGAACCGGCGCCCGGCAGAGTAA
- a CDS encoding DUF488 domain-containing protein produces the protein MQLTIERIYTKPVNHNGYRILVDRRWPRGLSKVNAALDEWAKEIAPTTELRRWFNHLPERFPAFQQRYRQELDQNPKTPAFVTKVATQLQTRNVLLLYGAKDQQHNQAVVLLEYLQHQPALQSVLQSKE, from the coding sequence ATGCAGCTAACGATTGAGCGGATTTACACCAAACCAGTTAATCATAATGGTTATCGAATCTTGGTGGACCGCCGGTGGCCCCGGGGCCTTTCTAAGGTCAACGCGGCCCTCGACGAGTGGGCGAAGGAAATTGCTCCCACAACAGAATTACGGCGTTGGTTTAACCACCTTCCGGAACGGTTTCCCGCGTTTCAACAACGCTACCGTCAGGAATTAGACCAAAACCCGAAAACCCCGGCCTTTGTAACGAAGGTCGCCACGCAGTTACAAACTCGGAACGTCCTGCTGCTATACGGCGCTAAGGACCAACAGCATAACCAAGCCGTCGTGCTACTGGAGTATCTCCAGCACCAACCTGCTCTTCAATCAGTTTTACAGTCAAAGGAGTAA